The Rhinoderma darwinii isolate aRhiDar2 chromosome 8, aRhiDar2.hap1, whole genome shotgun sequence genome has a window encoding:
- the LOC142660070 gene encoding carbohydrate sulfotransferase 6-like translates to MPLRLHLIFLLFLMSVLLLLVSQFLSSNIPSCPSPPSKAKPVHVLVVSSWRSGSSFIGQIFNHHNDVFYLFEPGHAIWMKFHKESSELLHYPVRDLLHSLFTCDVSPLHHYLPRGGKHIAEIGFFAESRALCTPPACSAYVPSEGYNRQNCYYRCKNSSLDKMAEACREYTHVVMKTVRILDLSILLPLLRDPNLNLRIIHLVRDPRAVALSRKSFSLSIEDHIVLKNEGISNNMNIKMSDVMAKICKSQVAINKLARTAKSLNGRYMVIRHEDLARYPVESMRKMYDFAELQRTEDMEQWIYNITHEEMKGNGNFMTFSRVSSKVIERWRTAADFNFVNQIQLMCKGAMGLFGYLPVTSMKDQKNMTVKIMSDKEEHRLVVMQVQDKGHILYPSI, encoded by the exons ATGCCTCTCCGTTTGCATCTCATTTTCTTATTATTCCTTATGTCCGTCTTACTTTTGCTTGTCTCACAATTTCTATCTAGCAATATCCCTTCTTGTCCCTCTCCTCCTTCTAAAGCGAAACCTGTCCATGTCCTCGTTGTCTCTTCTTGGAGATCCGGATCTTCATTCATTGGACAGATCTTCAATCACCACAATGATGTCTTCTACCTTTTCGAGCCTGGTCATGCCATCTGGATGAAGTTTCATAAAGAGAGTTCAGAACTTCTACATTATCCGGTGAGGGATCTCCTGCATTCTCTATTCACCTGTGACGTGTCACCCCTGCACCATTACCTTCCAAGGGGTGGAAAGCATATTGCGGAGATAGGTTTTTTTGCGGAAAGTCGTGCTCTTTGTACCCCTCCGGCTTGCTCTGCCTATGTCCCCTCTGAGGGCTACAATAGGCAAAACTGTTATTACCGTTGTAAAAACTCTTCATTAGATAAAATGGCAGAAGCCTGTCGGGAATATACTCATGTGGTGATGAAAACAGTAAGAATTCTGGATCTTTCCATCCTTCTTCCCCTTTTACGGGACCCTAATCTCAATCTACGGATTATTCATCTTGTGAGGGACCCTCGAGCAGTTGCCTTATCGAGGAAAAGTTTTAGTCTTTCTATTGAGGACCATATTGTACTAAAAAATGAAGGCATTTCCAATAACATGAATATTAAAATGAGCGACGTCATGGCAAAGATTTGTAAATCTCAGGTAGCCATTAATAAACTGGCCAGAACGGCTAAGTCCTTGAATGGTCGCTATATGGTCATCCGTCATGAAGATTTGGCACGATACCCGGTTGAGAGTATGAGAAAAATGTATGATTTTGCTGAACTTCAACGAACTGAAGACATGGAACAATGGATATATAACATCACCCATGAAGAAATGAAAGGAAATGGTAATTTTATGACGTTCTCAAGAGTGTCCTCGAAAGTTATCGAGAGATGGAGAACTGCGGCTGATTTCAATTTTGTCAACCAAATTCAACTAATGTGCAAGGGAGCAATGGGATTATTTGGTTACTTGCCAGTGACATCCATGAAGGATCAGAAAAATATGACCGTAAAG ATAATGAGTGATAAAGAAGAGCATAGGTTGGTGGTAATGCAAGTGCAGGACAAGGGTCACATACTTTACCCTTCAATATGA